The following proteins are co-located in the Anser cygnoides isolate HZ-2024a breed goose chromosome 2, Taihu_goose_T2T_genome, whole genome shotgun sequence genome:
- the DSCC1 gene encoding sister chromatid cohesion protein DCC1 isoform X1, whose translation MRSREEVEATLRTAKLSPAELLPAAQCLSFGPGAAGAGECCLLQLEPGLCAQLEAGASLVIRGEKDEQAVLCSKDKTYDMKIADTSNMLLFIPGCKTPEELNADEASGTVIHSQIAGFSNNYWELRRCRPKLKKLRKLLTEDPYEGPDSGKDQTSTVSHYTTEDLLSMVQASEEEVMHQLQVLDACKIKGYWRILEFDYEMKLLNHVTQLIDSESWSLSKVPLRTCLEELGPLEPTEMIEHILLSYGRKYTDDGEVYFEMREDKICRATAQMLLQNAVKFNLAEFQEVWQQSVPEGMTTRLDQLKGLALLDKNSRPETIFLLKVEDLPEDNQERFNSLFSVREKWTEEDITPYIQDLCSEKQTVGALLTKYARSSMQNGVKVYNSRRPIS comes from the exons ATGCGGAGccgggaggaggtggaggcaaCGCTGCGCACCGCCAAGCTGAGCCCCGCCGAGCTGCTGCCGGCCGCGCAGTGCCTCAGCTtcgggccgggggcggccggcgcCGGGgagtgctgcctgctgcagctggagcccGGCCTCTGCGCCCAGCTGGAGGCCGGGGCCAG cctggtAATCCGTGGTGAAAAGGATGAACAAGCAGTGTTGTGCAGCAAAGATAAAACTTACGACATGAAAATAGCAGATACCTCAAATATGCTGCTGTTTATTCCTGGTTGCAAAACTCCAGAAGAGCTGAATGCAGATGAAGCATCGGGCACTGTTATTCATTCACAG ATTGCTGGCTTCTCCAATAACTATTGGGAGTTGCGGAGATGTCGGCCTaaactgaagaaactgaggaaGCTTCTAACGGAAGATCCGTATGAAGGACCAGATAGTGGGAAAGATCAGACTTCAACAGTGTCACAT TATACAACAGAAGATTTGTTAAGTATGGTTCAAGCAAGTGAAGAAGAAGTAATGCACCAGTTGCAGGTTTTAGATGCCTGTAAAATTAAAG GATATTGGAGGATTTTAGAATTTGACTATGAGATGAAACTCTTGAATCATGTGACTCAGCTGATAGACTCGGAGTCCTGGTCTTTAAGTAAGGTTCCTTTACGTACATGTCTTGAGGAGCTTGGACCTCTAGAGCCCAC agAGATGATAGAACATATTCTTTTAAGCTATGGAAGGAAATACACTGATGATG GGGaggtttattttgaaatgcGTGAAGATAAAATATGCAGAGCTACAGCACAAATGCTTTTGCAAAATGCAGTTAAATTCAATCTGGCCGAGTTTCAAGAAGTCTGGCAACAAAGTGTCCCTGAGGGGATGACAACAAGGCTTGATCAACTTAAG GGCTTGGCTCTTCTGGATAAAAACTCAAGACCAGAGACCATCTTCCTGCTAAAAGTAGAAGACTTACCTGAAGATAATCAGGAAAGATTCAACAGCTTATTCAGCGTACGGGAAAAGTGGACAGAAGAGGATATAACCCCTTATATACA AGACTTATGTTCAGAGAAGCAGACAGTTGGTGCACTTCTGACAAAATACGCTCGCTCCTCAATGCAGAATGGTGTTAAAGTTTATAATTCCAGAAGACCCATCTCATAa
- the DSCC1 gene encoding sister chromatid cohesion protein DCC1 isoform X2, producing MRSREEVEATLRTAKLSPAELLPAAQCLSFGPGAAGAGECCLLQLEPGLCAQLEAGASLVIRGEKDEQAVLCSKDKTYDMKIADTSNMLLFIPGCKTPEELNADEASGTVIHSQIAGFSNNYWELRRCRPKLKKLRKLLTEDPYEGPDSGKDQTSTVSHYTTEDLLSMVQASEEEVMHQLQVLDACKIKGYWRILEFDYEMKLLNHVTQLIDSESWSLSKVPLRTCLEELGPLEPTEMIEHILLSYGRKYTDDAGEVYFEMREDKICRATAQMLLQNAVKFNLAEFQEVWQQSVPEGMTTRLDQLKGLALLDKNSRPETIFLLKVEDLPEDNQERFNSLFSVREKWTEEDITPYIQDLCSEKQTVGALLTKYARSSMQNGVKVYNSRRPIS from the exons ATGCGGAGccgggaggaggtggaggcaaCGCTGCGCACCGCCAAGCTGAGCCCCGCCGAGCTGCTGCCGGCCGCGCAGTGCCTCAGCTtcgggccgggggcggccggcgcCGGGgagtgctgcctgctgcagctggagcccGGCCTCTGCGCCCAGCTGGAGGCCGGGGCCAG cctggtAATCCGTGGTGAAAAGGATGAACAAGCAGTGTTGTGCAGCAAAGATAAAACTTACGACATGAAAATAGCAGATACCTCAAATATGCTGCTGTTTATTCCTGGTTGCAAAACTCCAGAAGAGCTGAATGCAGATGAAGCATCGGGCACTGTTATTCATTCACAG ATTGCTGGCTTCTCCAATAACTATTGGGAGTTGCGGAGATGTCGGCCTaaactgaagaaactgaggaaGCTTCTAACGGAAGATCCGTATGAAGGACCAGATAGTGGGAAAGATCAGACTTCAACAGTGTCACAT TATACAACAGAAGATTTGTTAAGTATGGTTCAAGCAAGTGAAGAAGAAGTAATGCACCAGTTGCAGGTTTTAGATGCCTGTAAAATTAAAG GATATTGGAGGATTTTAGAATTTGACTATGAGATGAAACTCTTGAATCATGTGACTCAGCTGATAGACTCGGAGTCCTGGTCTTTAAGTAAGGTTCCTTTACGTACATGTCTTGAGGAGCTTGGACCTCTAGAGCCCAC agAGATGATAGAACATATTCTTTTAAGCTATGGAAGGAAATACACTGATGATG CAGGGGaggtttattttgaaatgcGTGAAGATAAAATATGCAGAGCTACAGCACAAATGCTTTTGCAAAATGCAGTTAAATTCAATCTGGCCGAGTTTCAAGAAGTCTGGCAACAAAGTGTCCCTGAGGGGATGACAACAAGGCTTGATCAACTTAAG GGCTTGGCTCTTCTGGATAAAAACTCAAGACCAGAGACCATCTTCCTGCTAAAAGTAGAAGACTTACCTGAAGATAATCAGGAAAGATTCAACAGCTTATTCAGCGTACGGGAAAAGTGGACAGAAGAGGATATAACCCCTTATATACA AGACTTATGTTCAGAGAAGCAGACAGTTGGTGCACTTCTGACAAAATACGCTCGCTCCTCAATGCAGAATGGTGTTAAAGTTTATAATTCCAGAAGACCCATCTCATAa